In one window of Janthinobacterium sp. 1_2014MBL_MicDiv DNA:
- the cpaB gene encoding Flp pilus assembly protein CpaB gives MRNARALTMMAIAVILAIAAVIVAARWINAQASGNINKVAVAQVDISLGARLTPDMVRMVDWPSNALPPGAINDPKLLETRVTRTSIQHGEPIMEGKLAPPGTQGGLSAVVAEGKRAMTVRVNDVVGVAGFALPGNFVDILVNTQGEGARKTPDRDPNISKIVLERILVLAIAQESNRDDTKPKVVNAVTLELTPDQAEKLDLARSVGTLSLVLRNQVEDKPVNTEGATKSSLLDEKVAAAAPAAMVQSKPAPRRRVPAAAPQQGTRIDVIKGLDRSTQQF, from the coding sequence ATGAGAAACGCACGCGCTCTGACGATGATGGCCATTGCGGTCATCCTGGCGATCGCCGCGGTCATCGTGGCCGCGCGCTGGATCAATGCCCAAGCTTCGGGCAACATCAACAAGGTGGCGGTGGCCCAGGTCGACATCAGCCTGGGCGCGCGCCTCACGCCCGACATGGTGCGCATGGTGGACTGGCCGTCGAACGCGCTGCCGCCGGGCGCCATCAACGATCCGAAACTGCTGGAAACGCGCGTCACGCGCACCAGCATCCAGCACGGCGAACCGATCATGGAAGGCAAGCTGGCGCCTCCGGGCACGCAGGGCGGCCTGTCCGCCGTCGTCGCCGAAGGCAAGCGCGCCATGACCGTGCGCGTCAACGACGTGGTGGGCGTGGCCGGCTTCGCCCTGCCCGGCAACTTCGTCGACATCCTCGTCAACACACAGGGCGAGGGAGCGCGCAAGACGCCCGACCGCGACCCGAATATTTCCAAGATCGTGCTCGAACGCATCCTCGTGCTGGCCATCGCCCAGGAGTCGAACCGCGACGACACCAAGCCCAAGGTGGTCAACGCCGTGACCCTGGAACTGACGCCGGACCAGGCGGAAAAACTCGACCTGGCGCGCAGCGTGGGCACCCTGTCGCTGGTGCTGCGCAACCAGGTCGAGGACAAGCCCGTCAACACGGAAGGCGCGACCAAGAGCAGCCTGCTGGATGAAAAAGTCGCCGCCGCGGCCCCCGCCGCCATGGTGCAAAGCAAACCGGCGCCACGCCGCCGCGTACCAGCCGCGGCGCCGCAGCAGGGCACGCGCATCGATGTCATCAAGGGGCTGGACCGCAGCACCCAACAATTCTAA
- a CDS encoding ATPase, translating to MPDTYPERSDGGGIEPAAKRAPRSVAETGLPFVFLVELLVKILFLRGQVTLPALASHVKLNASVLEPLLTFMRAEKLCEARRDGSSGTDADLSYQLGDQGRLRAADYLRRNAYSGPAPVNLADYSNQVLAQSVAHMHVTRDNVMREFREVVASTAVLDQLGAAMNSGRALFFHGPAGSGKSYLAERLNGLLSGTVALPHAVMVDGEVLPFLDPMLHTVSSTAPMPADPRWVRAQRPAVLTGGELTLDMLDLQFDPGARLYQAPLHLKANNGIFIIDDLGRQRCSPEELMNRWIVPMARHIDYLSLHTGYKFPVPFDVIVVFSSNLAPRHLADDSFLRRIGYKIHVGPLSAYHYLAVFRSTCAQLGINFDEASYACLLHLHQLYQRPLLACYPRDILAQICDKARYEDCAVQLDPEVLQWAWNNYFGSDDNLASTHTGSATVQHKGEAK from the coding sequence ATGCCTGATACCTATCCAGAACGCAGCGACGGCGGCGGCATCGAGCCGGCCGCGAAGCGCGCGCCGCGCAGCGTCGCCGAGACGGGACTGCCCTTCGTTTTCCTCGTCGAGCTGCTGGTGAAGATCCTGTTCCTGCGCGGCCAGGTCACCTTGCCCGCACTGGCCAGCCACGTCAAACTGAACGCCAGCGTGCTCGAACCCCTGCTGACGTTCATGCGCGCCGAAAAGCTGTGCGAAGCGCGCCGCGACGGCAGCAGCGGCACCGACGCCGACCTGTCCTACCAGCTGGGCGACCAGGGGCGCCTGCGCGCCGCCGACTACCTGCGCCGCAATGCCTACAGCGGCCCGGCTCCCGTCAACCTGGCCGACTACAGCAACCAGGTGCTGGCGCAAAGCGTGGCGCACATGCATGTCACGCGCGACAACGTGATGCGCGAATTTCGCGAAGTGGTGGCCAGCACGGCGGTACTCGACCAGCTGGGCGCGGCCATGAATTCCGGACGGGCCCTGTTCTTTCATGGTCCCGCCGGCAGCGGCAAGAGCTACCTGGCCGAGCGCCTGAATGGACTGCTCAGCGGCACCGTCGCCCTGCCGCATGCGGTGATGGTCGATGGCGAAGTGCTGCCCTTCCTCGACCCCATGCTGCACACCGTCTCCAGCACGGCTCCCATGCCGGCAGATCCGCGCTGGGTGCGCGCGCAGCGTCCCGCCGTGCTGACTGGCGGCGAACTGACGCTCGACATGCTGGACCTGCAATTCGATCCGGGCGCCCGCCTGTACCAGGCACCGCTGCACCTGAAGGCCAACAACGGCATCTTCATCATCGACGACCTGGGCCGCCAGCGCTGCTCGCCCGAGGAACTGATGAACCGCTGGATCGTGCCGATGGCGCGCCACATCGATTATCTGTCGCTGCATACGGGCTACAAATTCCCCGTGCCCTTCGACGTGATCGTCGTGTTTTCATCGAACCTGGCGCCGCGGCACCTGGCCGACGACTCCTTCCTGCGCCGCATCGGCTACAAGATCCACGTCGGCCCGCTGAGCGCCTACCACTACCTGGCCGTGTTCCGCAGCACCTGCGCGCAGCTGGGCATCAATTTCGACGAAGCCTCCTACGCCTGCCTGCTGCACCTGCACCAGCTGTACCAGCGGCCGCTGCTGGCCTGCTATCCGCGCGACATCCTGGCGCAGATCTGCGACAAGGCCCGCTATGAAGACTGCGCGGTGCAACTCGATCCCGAGGTGCTGCAGTGGGCATGGAATAACTATTTCGGCAGCGACGACAACCTTGCAAGCACACACACCGGATCCGCAACGGTCCAGCACAAAGGGGAAGCAAAATGA
- a CDS encoding type II and III secretion system protein family protein, whose product MSTYCTASESRILSLALALAMIGALAPQARGETVAATAVAAEAATPRTSRAAARPRSTPPQGEMRAGRTEMAPQMHLAEGKSTLMRLPFAASRMSVGDPRIADVILLNPTEVYLLGRSVGTTNLILWNKANDATIVDLAVGIDSSSLQARLAELLPNEKDIHVTVAGDTLILSGVVSDVVKADQALSLANAYVQRGARSGGAASAPAPAAGAAPAAAATPAAGAGADASSPRVINLLSIAAPQQVMLEVKVAEVSKVLVDQLGASIGLNRHIGSWTYSLLSNLLSNNPSGVGGSNSNNFFNLDAQKRDGLIKVLAEPTIMAISGQEASFLAGGKIFIPVSQTNNGGVPTITLEEKEYGVAVKFTPTVLDGGRINLKVAPEVSDLNKDGIGITATGISTTAILPSFTTRRATTTVQLFDGQSFAIGGLIKNNVTSNIKAVPGLGEVPVLGALFRSTDFQTDRSELVFIVTPHLVKPLPADYKLPTDPYVQPTRGDMFLQGKMEGTAPAPVAPAQPQATAPQPAASGFDLK is encoded by the coding sequence ATGAGCACATATTGCACAGCAAGCGAAAGCCGGATACTCAGCCTGGCGCTTGCCCTCGCCATGATCGGCGCCCTGGCGCCCCAGGCCCGCGGCGAAACAGTCGCCGCCACCGCCGTTGCCGCCGAAGCGGCCACGCCCAGGACCAGCCGCGCCGCGGCACGCCCCAGGTCCACGCCGCCGCAAGGCGAGATGCGCGCCGGCCGCACGGAAATGGCGCCGCAGATGCACCTGGCCGAAGGCAAGTCCACCCTGATGCGCCTGCCGTTTGCCGCTTCCCGCATGTCCGTCGGCGACCCGCGCATCGCCGATGTCATCCTGCTCAACCCGACCGAGGTGTACCTGCTGGGGCGCTCCGTCGGCACCACCAACCTGATCCTGTGGAACAAGGCCAACGACGCCACCATCGTCGACCTGGCCGTCGGCATCGACAGCAGCAGCCTGCAGGCGCGCCTGGCCGAACTGCTGCCGAATGAAAAGGATATCCATGTCACCGTGGCCGGCGACACCCTGATCCTGTCCGGCGTCGTCAGCGACGTCGTCAAGGCCGACCAGGCCCTGTCGCTGGCAAACGCCTATGTGCAGCGCGGCGCGCGCAGCGGCGGCGCGGCGTCCGCCCCCGCCCCCGCTGCCGGGGCCGCCCCCGCCGCCGCTGCAACCCCGGCAGCGGGCGCCGGCGCCGACGCCAGCTCGCCACGCGTGATCAACCTGCTGTCGATCGCCGCGCCGCAGCAGGTGATGCTGGAAGTGAAGGTGGCCGAGGTGTCGAAGGTCCTGGTCGACCAGCTGGGCGCCAGCATCGGCCTGAATCGCCATATCGGCAGCTGGACCTACTCGCTGCTGTCCAACCTGCTCAGCAACAATCCCAGCGGCGTGGGCGGCTCGAATTCGAACAACTTCTTCAACCTCGATGCACAGAAGCGCGATGGCCTGATCAAGGTGCTGGCCGAGCCGACCATCATGGCCATCAGCGGCCAGGAAGCCAGCTTCCTGGCGGGCGGGAAAATCTTCATTCCCGTCAGCCAGACCAACAATGGCGGCGTGCCCACCATCACGCTGGAAGAGAAGGAATACGGCGTGGCCGTGAAATTCACCCCCACCGTGCTCGATGGCGGCCGCATCAACCTGAAGGTGGCGCCGGAAGTGTCCGACCTGAACAAGGACGGCATCGGCATCACCGCCACCGGCATCTCGACGACCGCCATCCTGCCCTCGTTCACGACGCGGCGCGCCACCACCACGGTGCAGCTGTTCGACGGCCAAAGCTTCGCCATCGGCGGCCTGATCAAGAACAATGTGACCAGCAATATCAAGGCCGTGCCGGGCCTGGGCGAAGTGCCCGTGCTGGGCGCGCTGTTCCGCAGCACCGACTTCCAGACGGACCGCTCGGAACTCGTGTTCATCGTCACGCCGCACCTGGTCAAGCCGCTGCCGGCCGACTACAAGCTGCCCACCGATCCTTACGTGCAGCCGACGCGCGGCGACATGTTCTTGCAAGGAAAAATGGAAGGCACGGCACCCGCCCCGGTGGCACCGGCGCAGCCGCAAGCCACCGCGCCCCAACCCGCCGCCAGCGGTTTCGACCTCAAATAG